In Primulina eburnea isolate SZY01 chromosome 3, ASM2296580v1, whole genome shotgun sequence, one DNA window encodes the following:
- the LOC140828329 gene encoding protein FAR1-RELATED SEQUENCE 12-like yields MDYNSNIEFKPKIGMEFDSLDESWKFWVEYGGKTGFGVRKHYFNKNKNTGFITSYKYVCCKEGVYTLTIFHLFQVEFVLFAAAYIKYKNETQPLFEYVVGRIDKEGEWRVTFNPSTKMISCSCRKFEMTGLLCCHAVKVYDVQDVKKLPEHYILNRWTRKARSGVVHDCMGNEVEEDPKRESTERYRKLCMMLVRLATEASVHQSTFSLVHNSVCDLTKQVMEMRLTEVSQDNNSGVRTSSIGPSMIQAKGFKKRNGVKKSRRLKSWVELQAKRRKTNLRVEDIGTHDELPVSCSAPPVPHACLQTTGGQFNFTELLMAQFDHHHHSLEAMDFNGDISNNVLE; encoded by the exons ATGGATTATAATTCAAATATCGAATTCAAGCCTAAGATTGGTATGGAATTTGATAGTCTAGACGAGTCTTGGAAGTTTTGGGTTGAATATGGTGGGAAAACTGGATTTGGAGTTAGGAAGCATTATTTCAACAAAAACAAGAACACCGGATTTATAACTTCGTATAAATATGTTTGTTGCAAGGAGGGTGTTTATACCCTCACTATCTTTCATCTATTTCAAGTAGAGTTTGTTTTGTTCGCAGCTGcttacataaaatataaaaatgaaacTCAACCATTATTTGAATATGTTGTCGGGCGAATTGATAAAGAAGGAGAATGGAGGGTGACATTTAATCCTAGCACAAAGATGATTTCATGTAGTTGCCGAAAATTCGAGATGACTGGATTATTGTGTTGTCATGCTGTGAAAGTATATGATGTGCAGGACGTAAAAAAACTGCCAGAGCATTATATCTTGAATAGATGGACGAGAAAAGCTAGGAGTGGAGTGGTACACGATTGTATGGGCAATGAAGTCGAAGAAGATCCCAAACGAGAAAGTACAGAACGATATAGAAAACTTTGTATGATGCTCGTAAGACTGGCAACCGAAGCCTCCGTCCACCAATCAACTTTTTCTTTGGTGCATAATTCGGTATGTGATCTAACCAAGCAAGTCATGGAAATGCGTTTGACTGAAGTGAGCCAAGACAATAATAGTGGTGTCAGGACATCATCGATAGGACCTTCTATGATACAAGCAAAAGGATTCAAGAAAAGAAATGGTGTGAAAAAGTCAAGAAGGTTGAAGAGTTGGGTAGAACTTCAAGCAAAACGAAGAAAAACAAATTTGAGAGTCGAG GACATCGGAACACATGATGAATTACCCGTATCTTGTTCAGCACCTCCGGTACCTCATGCATGTCTTCAAACAACTGGAGGTCAATTCAATTTCACTGAATTATTAATG GCACAATTTGATCATCATCACCATTCTCTTGAAGCCATGGATTTCAATGGAGATATATCCAATAATGTTCTTGAGTAG